The following proteins are encoded in a genomic region of Gammaproteobacteria bacterium:
- the rplQ gene encoding 50S ribosomal protein L17: MRHRNSGRALSRTSAHRRAMFRNMSASLFRHELIRTTLPKAKELRSIAEPLITMAKEDSVHHRRLAFARLRDREVVTKLFNELGPRYRARPGGYLRILKIGYRAGDNAPMALIELVDRPEAAAELPAS; the protein is encoded by the coding sequence ATGCGACACCGTAACAGTGGCCGAGCGCTGAGCCGTACCAGTGCCCACCGGCGGGCCATGTTCCGCAACATGAGCGCGTCGTTGTTCCGGCACGAGCTGATCCGCACGACCCTGCCGAAAGCCAAGGAGCTTCGCAGCATTGCCGAGCCCCTGATCACGATGGCCAAGGAGGACAGCGTGCACCACCGCCGGCTGGCTTTCGCCCGCCTGCGGGACCGCGAGGTGGTGACCAAGCTCTTCAACGAGCTGGGCCCGCGCTACCGGGCGCGCCCTGGTGGCTATCTGCGGATCCTGAAGATCGGCTACCGGGCCGGGGATAACGCCCCGATGGCGCTCATCGAGCTGGTCGACCGCCCGGAGGCCGCCGCAGAGCTGCCGGCCAGCTGA
- the gatA gene encoding Asp-tRNA(Asn)/Glu-tRNA(Gln) amidotransferase subunit GatA: MHNRSVAEIAAALNRREVSSEELTRHFLGRIARLDGQLNSFVTVTEEQALRQAREADRRRAAGEGGPLTGVPMAHKDIFCTLGVRTSCGSRMLDPFVAPYDATVVERVAAAGMVMLGKTNMDEFAMGSSSETSFYGPVRNPWDPGRVPGGSSGGSAAAVAARLAPVATGTDTGGSIRQPAALTGLTGLKPTYGRVSRYGMVAFASSLDQGGPFARSAEDAAWLLSAMAGFDPRDSTSLDRPVDDYLAALDAPLEGLRVGLPKEYFGEGLDPRVGAVVEAAVRELEGLGARVREVSLPNSSLAVPVYYVVAPAECSSNLSRFDGVRYGHRCAEPKGLEDLYKRSRSEGFGAEVKRRIMIGTYALSAGYYDAYYLKAQQVRRLIADDFRRAFAEVDVLVGPTSPSTAFRLGEKTSDPVQMYLSDIYTIAVNLAGLPAVALPAGLVDGLPVGLQVIGDYFSEARLLNVGHRYQQLTDWHQRVPPGFE, translated from the coding sequence ATGCACAACCGTTCCGTAGCCGAGATTGCCGCCGCCCTCAACCGCAGGGAGGTCTCCAGCGAGGAGCTCACCCGCCACTTCCTCGGGCGCATCGCCCGGTTGGACGGGCAGCTCAACAGCTTCGTCACCGTCACCGAGGAGCAGGCCCTGAGGCAAGCCCGCGAGGCCGACCGCCGCCGCGCCGCAGGTGAGGGGGGCCCCCTCACCGGGGTGCCGATGGCCCACAAGGACATCTTCTGCACCCTCGGCGTGCGCACCTCCTGCGGGTCGCGCATGCTCGACCCCTTCGTCGCCCCGTACGACGCGACGGTCGTGGAGCGCGTCGCGGCGGCGGGCATGGTGATGCTCGGCAAGACCAACATGGACGAGTTCGCGATGGGCTCGTCGAGCGAGACCAGCTTCTACGGGCCCGTGCGCAACCCCTGGGACCCCGGGCGGGTGCCCGGAGGATCCTCCGGCGGCTCGGCCGCCGCAGTGGCCGCCCGCCTCGCCCCCGTCGCCACCGGCACCGACACGGGCGGCTCCATCCGCCAGCCCGCGGCCCTCACCGGGCTCACGGGCCTGAAGCCCACCTACGGGCGGGTCTCCCGGTACGGGATGGTGGCCTTTGCATCGAGCCTCGACCAGGGTGGCCCCTTCGCGCGCAGCGCGGAGGACGCGGCCTGGCTCCTCTCCGCCATGGCCGGCTTCGACCCGCGTGACTCCACCAGCCTCGACCGTCCGGTGGACGACTACCTGGCCGCGCTCGACGCACCCCTCGAGGGCCTGCGGGTGGGGCTCCCGAAGGAGTACTTCGGCGAGGGGCTCGACCCCCGCGTGGGTGCGGTGGTGGAGGCGGCGGTGCGCGAGCTCGAGGGGCTCGGGGCGCGGGTGCGCGAGGTGAGCCTGCCGAACAGCTCGCTCGCGGTCCCGGTCTACTACGTGGTGGCCCCGGCCGAGTGCTCCTCGAATCTCTCCCGCTTCGACGGGGTGCGCTACGGCCACCGCTGTGCCGAGCCGAAGGGCCTCGAGGACCTCTACAAGCGCTCGCGCTCCGAGGGCTTCGGCGCCGAGGTGAAGCGCCGGATCATGATCGGCACCTACGCCCTGTCGGCGGGCTACTACGACGCCTATTACCTCAAGGCCCAGCAGGTCCGCCGTCTGATCGCCGACGACTTCCGCCGGGCGTTCGCGGAGGTCGACGTGCTGGTGGGCCCGACCTCCCCGTCGACCGCCTTCCGGCTCGGCGAGAAGACGAGCGACCCGGTGCAGATGTACCTCTCGGACATCTACACCATCGCCGTCAACCTGGCGGGACTGCCCGCGGTCGCGCTGCCGGCCGGCCTCGTCGACGGGCTGCCGGTGGGCCTGCAGGTGATCGGCGACTACTTCTCGGAGGCCCGGCTCCTCAACGTCGGCCACCGCTACCAGCAACTCACGGACTGGCACCAGCGCGTGCCGCCGGGATTCGAGTGA
- the rpmD gene encoding 50S ribosomal protein L30, translated as MTSDTGASGKLRVTLVKSTAGRLASHQACVRGLGLRGLNSSALVVDTAANRGMIEKVAYLLRVEEQ; from the coding sequence ATGACTAGCGACACGGGTGCCTCGGGGAAGCTGCGGGTCACGCTGGTGAAGAGCACCGCCGGCCGCCTCGCGAGCCACCAGGCCTGCGTACGGGGGCTGGGGCTGCGGGGCCTGAACAGCAGCGCGCTGGTGGTGGACACGGCCGCCAACCGCGGGATGATCGAGAAGGTCGCGTACCTGCTGAGGGTCGAGGAGCAATGA
- the rpoA gene encoding DNA-directed RNA polymerase subunit alpha: MQSNLTELLRPRLVEVKPLGGHVSKLAVEPLERGFGHTLGNALRRVLLSSIPGVAVVEVDVDNVLHEYTTIEGVQEDVTEILLNLKGLAIRLHARDEATLTLSKKGPGEVRASDITLDHDVEIVNPDHLIAHLTKAGHLSMTLKVVRGRGYQPAAVRVSEQTADRPIGKLLLDASFSPVRRVSYAVENARVEQRTDLDRLVIELETNGTIEPEDAVRRASRVLQEQLSVFVDLSGEAKPAMPDLGSQPGVDPILLRPVDDLELTVRSANCLKAEGIYYVGDLIQRTEVELLKTPNLGKKSLTEIKDVLASRGLSLGMRLENWPPVGLYEKDSGD, encoded by the coding sequence ATGCAGTCGAATCTGACAGAGCTCCTCAGGCCGCGTCTGGTCGAGGTGAAGCCGCTGGGCGGGCATGTCTCGAAGCTCGCGGTCGAGCCCCTCGAGCGGGGGTTTGGCCACACGCTCGGCAATGCGCTGCGCCGCGTCCTTCTGTCTTCGATCCCCGGGGTGGCGGTGGTCGAGGTCGACGTGGACAACGTCCTGCACGAGTACACCACCATCGAGGGTGTGCAGGAGGACGTGACCGAGATCCTGCTGAACCTCAAGGGGCTGGCCATCAGGCTCCACGCCCGGGACGAGGCGACCCTGACCCTGAGCAAGAAGGGGCCGGGGGAGGTGCGGGCGAGTGACATCACGCTCGATCACGACGTGGAGATCGTCAACCCCGACCACCTGATCGCGCATCTGACCAAGGCGGGTCATCTGTCGATGACGCTGAAGGTCGTCCGGGGCCGGGGCTATCAGCCGGCCGCGGTGCGCGTGAGCGAGCAGACGGCGGATCGCCCCATCGGGAAGCTCCTCCTGGACGCCTCGTTCAGTCCCGTGCGCCGGGTGTCCTACGCGGTCGAGAACGCGCGCGTCGAGCAGCGCACCGACCTGGACCGGCTGGTGATCGAGCTCGAGACGAACGGGACCATCGAGCCGGAGGATGCCGTGAGGCGCGCCTCGCGCGTGCTGCAGGAGCAGCTCTCGGTGTTCGTCGACCTGAGCGGGGAGGCGAAGCCGGCGATGCCCGATCTGGGCAGCCAGCCCGGCGTCGACCCGATCCTGCTGCGCCCGGTGGACGACCTGGAGCTCACGGTCCGTTCGGCGAACTGTCTGAAGGCAGAGGGCATCTATTACGTCGGTGATCTGATTCAGAGGACCGAGGTGGAGCTGCTCAAGACGCCGAACCTCGGCAAGAAGTCGCTGACCGAAATCAAGGACGTGCTGGCCTCGCGCGGGCTGTCCCTCGGGATGCGGCTCGAGAACTGGCCCCCCGTGGGGCTCTACGAAAAGGATTCCGGGGACTGA
- the rplR gene encoding 50S ribosomal protein L18 produces the protein MHAKKAERLRRAAKTRVRIQGSGSYRLCVYRTPRHIYAQVITPAGSETLVSASTLDAQVKSEVKNGGNVDAARVVGRFIAERARAKGISAVAFDRSGFKYHGRVKALADAAREHGLEF, from the coding sequence ATGCACGCTAAGAAAGCCGAACGGCTGCGGCGCGCCGCGAAGACGCGGGTGCGCATCCAGGGGAGCGGGTCCTACCGGCTGTGTGTCTATCGCACGCCGCGGCACATCTACGCCCAGGTCATCACTCCGGCGGGCTCCGAGACGCTGGTGAGCGCGTCCACGCTCGACGCGCAGGTGAAGTCCGAGGTCAAGAACGGCGGCAACGTTGACGCCGCGCGCGTCGTCGGCCGCTTCATCGCGGAGCGGGCGCGGGCGAAGGGGATCAGCGCGGTCGCCTTCGATCGCTCCGGTTTCAAGTACCACGGCCGCGTGAAGGCCCTCGCCGACGCGGCGCGGGAGCACGGTCTGGAATTCTGA
- the rpsE gene encoding 30S ribosomal protein S5, with the protein MANYEAAPSQDDLLEKLVAVNRVAKVVKGGRQFGFTALTVVGDGKGRVGIGRGKAREVPVAIQKAMERARQNLRQVALRGTTLFYPTTSRHGAAKVYMQPASEGTGIIAGGPMRAVFEVLGVRDVLAKCIGSSNPINVVRATVKGLLDMRSPEQVAAKRGKTLEEITG; encoded by the coding sequence ATGGCGAATTACGAAGCGGCGCCGAGCCAGGACGACCTGCTGGAGAAGCTGGTCGCCGTAAACCGGGTGGCGAAGGTCGTGAAGGGCGGCCGCCAGTTCGGCTTTACCGCGCTCACGGTGGTAGGTGACGGCAAGGGGCGCGTGGGTATCGGCCGGGGCAAGGCCCGCGAGGTGCCCGTGGCGATCCAGAAGGCGATGGAGAGGGCGCGCCAGAACCTGCGCCAGGTCGCGCTGCGGGGCACGACGCTCTTCTACCCCACGACCTCCCGCCACGGGGCCGCGAAGGTGTACATGCAGCCCGCGTCGGAGGGTACCGGCATCATCGCCGGCGGCCCCATGCGGGCGGTGTTCGAGGTGCTGGGCGTGCGCGACGTGCTCGCCAAGTGCATCGGGTCCTCGAACCCCATCAACGTGGTGCGGGCCACCGTGAAGGGCCTGTTGGACATGCGCTCGCCCGAGCAGGTCGCGGCGAAGCGCGGCAAGACGCTCGAAGAGATCACGGGGTGA
- the secY gene encoding preprotein translocase subunit SecY, with product MRAGSGVPKLGQMTELKQRILFLLGALVVYRIGAHIPVPGIDPAALQELFNQQRGTILDMFNMFSGGALRRFSLFALGIMPYISASIILQLLTVVHPKLEQLKKEGEHGRRKINQYTRYGTVGLATFQALGVAIALEGQQAAGAHVVIDPGLGFRMIAVISLVTGTMFLMWLGEQVTERGIGNGISMIIFAGIVAGLPGAIGGTLELARTGELHTLTVFLLLAVILVVTGFVVFVERGQRRITVNYAKRQVGRKMYAGQTSHLPLKVNMSGVIPPIFASSIILFPSSVASWFGSGDGFGWLKDLAGTLSPGQPLYVLIYTVAIAFFAFFYTALVFNPRETADNLKKSGAFIPGIRPGDQTARYVDGVMSRLTLAGAIYLVAVCLLPEFMILNWNVPFYFGGTSLLIVVVVVMDFMAQVQAHLMSHQYEGLLKKANLRGFGRVGAPR from the coding sequence ATGAGGGCAGGTAGTGGCGTGCCGAAGCTCGGGCAGATGACCGAGCTCAAGCAGCGCATCCTGTTCCTGTTGGGCGCGCTCGTGGTCTACCGCATTGGGGCGCACATCCCGGTGCCGGGAATCGACCCCGCCGCCCTGCAGGAGCTCTTCAACCAGCAGCGGGGCACGATCCTGGACATGTTCAACATGTTCTCGGGCGGCGCCCTGCGGCGGTTCTCGCTCTTCGCGCTCGGCATCATGCCGTACATCTCGGCCTCCATCATCCTGCAGCTGCTGACGGTGGTGCACCCGAAGCTCGAGCAGTTGAAGAAGGAGGGGGAGCACGGCCGCCGGAAGATCAATCAGTACACGCGCTACGGGACGGTCGGCCTGGCCACCTTCCAGGCGCTCGGCGTGGCCATCGCCCTCGAGGGGCAGCAGGCGGCCGGTGCCCACGTGGTGATCGACCCCGGCCTCGGCTTCCGGATGATTGCGGTCATCAGCCTGGTCACCGGGACCATGTTCCTGATGTGGCTCGGCGAGCAGGTCACGGAGCGCGGCATCGGCAACGGCATCTCGATGATCATCTTCGCCGGTATCGTCGCGGGTCTGCCGGGCGCCATCGGGGGCACGCTGGAGCTCGCCCGCACCGGGGAGCTGCACACCCTCACGGTGTTCCTGCTCCTCGCGGTGATCCTGGTGGTGACGGGCTTCGTGGTGTTCGTGGAGCGCGGGCAGCGGCGCATCACGGTGAACTATGCCAAGCGCCAGGTCGGGCGGAAGATGTACGCCGGCCAGACCAGCCACCTGCCGCTGAAGGTGAACATGTCGGGCGTGATCCCGCCCATCTTCGCCTCCAGCATCATCCTGTTCCCGTCCTCGGTGGCGAGCTGGTTCGGGTCGGGGGACGGGTTCGGCTGGCTGAAGGACCTCGCGGGGACGCTCTCGCCCGGTCAGCCGCTGTACGTGCTGATCTACACGGTCGCGATCGCCTTCTTCGCCTTCTTCTACACCGCCCTCGTGTTCAACCCGAGGGAGACGGCGGACAACCTGAAGAAGTCGGGGGCGTTCATCCCGGGGATCCGGCCGGGCGACCAGACGGCGCGCTACGTCGATGGCGTGATGAGCCGGCTGACGCTCGCAGGGGCGATCTACCTGGTGGCGGTGTGCCTGCTGCCGGAGTTCATGATCCTGAACTGGAACGTGCCGTTCTACTTTGGCGGCACCTCGCTCCTGATCGTCGTGGTGGTGGTGATGGACTTCATGGCGCAGGTCCAGGCGCACCTGATGTCTCACCAGTATGAGGGCCTTCTGAAGAAGGCCAATCTCAGAGGTTTCGGACGCGTCGGGGCGCCACGCTAG
- the gatB gene encoding Asp-tRNA(Asn)/Glu-tRNA(Gln) amidotransferase subunit GatB, with product MDWETVIGLEIHAQLATRSKIFSGASTAFGAEPNTQACAVDLGLPGVLPVLNAGAVRMAVKFGLSVGGAVARRSVFARKNYFYPDLPKGYQISQYELPVVAGGHLDIELEDGSTKRVGITRAHLEEDAGKSLHEDFHGLTGIDLNRAGTPLLEIVSEPDLRSPREAVAYMKRLHALVRYLEICDGNMQEGSFRCDANVSVRPRGQATFGTRAEIKNLNSFRFVERAIQYEVERQIALLDSGGKVQQETRLYDPDRGETRPMRSKEEANDYRYFPDPDLLPLVLEESFIEEVKATLPELPDARKSRFTRDYGLSPYDAGVLTATREMADFYESTLRAAGGEPKLAANWVMGELSGALNKGNLEVTASPVGPEALGGLLRRIADGTISGKIAKEVFEAMWAGEGDAEAVIERRGLRQVTDTGAIERLVEQVMAANPEQVAGYRAGKDKLLGFFVGQVMKVSGGKANPGQLNEILKRKLAPR from the coding sequence ATGGACTGGGAAACCGTCATCGGGCTCGAGATCCACGCCCAGCTCGCCACGCGCAGCAAGATCTTCTCGGGCGCTTCCACCGCCTTCGGCGCCGAGCCGAACACCCAGGCCTGCGCCGTGGACCTGGGCCTGCCGGGCGTGCTCCCGGTGCTCAACGCGGGCGCCGTGCGCATGGCCGTGAAGTTCGGGCTCTCCGTCGGCGGCGCGGTGGCGCGCCGCTCGGTGTTCGCCCGCAAGAACTACTTCTACCCCGACCTGCCCAAGGGCTACCAGATCAGCCAGTACGAGCTCCCCGTGGTCGCGGGCGGCCACCTGGACATCGAGCTCGAGGACGGCAGCACGAAGCGGGTCGGCATCACCCGGGCACACCTGGAGGAGGACGCCGGGAAGTCGCTGCACGAGGACTTCCACGGGCTCACCGGGATCGACCTGAACCGCGCCGGCACGCCGCTGCTGGAGATCGTCTCCGAGCCGGACCTGCGCTCCCCCCGCGAGGCGGTGGCGTACATGAAGCGGCTGCACGCCCTGGTGCGCTATCTCGAGATCTGCGACGGCAACATGCAGGAGGGCTCGTTCCGCTGCGACGCCAACGTCTCCGTGCGCCCGCGAGGGCAGGCGACCTTCGGCACCCGCGCCGAGATCAAGAACCTGAACTCCTTCCGCTTCGTGGAACGGGCGATCCAGTACGAGGTGGAGCGCCAGATCGCACTCCTGGATTCGGGGGGCAAGGTGCAGCAGGAGACGCGCCTGTACGACCCCGACCGGGGCGAGACGCGGCCCATGCGCAGCAAGGAGGAGGCGAACGACTACCGCTACTTCCCCGACCCCGACCTGCTGCCGCTCGTCCTGGAGGAATCCTTCATCGAGGAGGTGAAGGCGACCCTGCCCGAGCTGCCGGACGCCCGCAAGTCCCGCTTCACGCGGGACTACGGCCTGTCGCCCTACGACGCGGGGGTGCTCACCGCGACGCGCGAGATGGCGGACTTCTACGAGTCCACCCTGCGCGCCGCCGGGGGGGAGCCGAAGCTCGCCGCCAACTGGGTCATGGGCGAGCTGTCCGGCGCCCTCAACAAGGGCAATCTCGAGGTCACGGCGAGCCCCGTGGGCCCCGAGGCCCTCGGCGGGCTGCTGCGCCGGATCGCCGACGGGACCATCTCCGGGAAGATCGCGAAGGAGGTCTTCGAGGCGATGTGGGCCGGTGAAGGCGACGCCGAGGCCGTCATCGAGCGCCGGGGCCTGCGCCAGGTCACGGACACCGGCGCCATCGAGCGCCTGGTGGAGCAGGTCATGGCCGCCAACCCCGAGCAGGTCGCCGGCTACCGCGCGGGCAAGGATAAGCTCCTGGGGTTCTTCGTCGGCCAGGTCATGAAGGTCTCGGGGGGCAAGGCCAACCCCGGCCAGCTGAACGAGATCCTCAAGCGCAAGCTCGCACCCCGCTGA
- the rpsM gene encoding 30S ribosomal protein S13 produces the protein MARIAGINLPANKHTRIALTYIFGIGHTRAGLICERAGIEPARKLRELTEEELDRLRAEVGRFPVEGDLRREVSMSIKRLMDLGCYRGIRHRRGLPVRGQRTRTNARTRKGPRRMIRK, from the coding sequence ATGGCCCGTATCGCTGGCATCAACCTTCCCGCGAACAAGCACACGCGGATCGCGTTGACCTACATCTTCGGCATCGGGCACACCCGCGCGGGGCTCATCTGCGAGCGGGCCGGCATCGAGCCGGCGCGCAAGCTGAGGGAGCTCACGGAAGAGGAGCTCGACCGGTTGCGCGCGGAGGTCGGGCGGTTCCCCGTAGAGGGCGACCTGCGGCGCGAAGTCTCCATGAGTATCAAGCGTCTGATGGACCTCGGGTGTTACCGGGGGATCCGCCACCGCCGCGGGCTGCCGGTTCGGGGCCAGCGTACTCGGACCAACGCGCGTACCCGGAAGGGTCCGCGCCGGATGATCAGGAAGTAG
- the rpsK gene encoding 30S ribosomal protein S11 — translation MVKPKAAARTRKKVKKNVVDGVAHVHASFNNTIITITDRQGNTLAWATSGGSGFRGSRKSTPFAAQVAADRVGQVVKEYGMKNVEVRVKGPGPGRDAAVRALNNVGFRVNSISDVTPIPHNGVRPPKKRRV, via the coding sequence ATGGTGAAGCCTAAGGCGGCGGCACGCACTCGCAAGAAGGTCAAGAAGAACGTCGTGGACGGCGTGGCGCACGTGCACGCGTCCTTCAACAACACCATCATCACGATCACCGACCGGCAGGGCAACACGCTGGCGTGGGCGACTTCCGGGGGCAGCGGTTTCCGCGGCTCGCGCAAGAGCACGCCCTTCGCCGCCCAGGTCGCTGCGGACCGCGTGGGTCAGGTGGTGAAGGAATACGGGATGAAGAACGTGGAGGTGCGCGTCAAGGGTCCTGGCCCTGGGCGCGACGCCGCGGTGCGGGCGCTCAACAACGTCGGTTTCCGCGTGAACAGCATTTCCGACGTGACCCCGATCCCCCACAATGGGGTTCGTCCCCCGAAGAAGCGCCGCGTCTGA
- the rplO gene encoding 50S ribosomal protein L15, with the protein MRLNTLSPAPGSKSEPKRVGRGIGSGLGKTAGRGHKGQYARTGHKIGPGFEGGQMPLQRRVPKSGFKSLIAQRVADVRSCDLARVRAEVIDLEALLLAGLVPARTLRAKVMLKGTLEKAVTLRGVQVTKGARAAIEAAGGKVED; encoded by the coding sequence ATGCGACTGAACACCCTTTCTCCGGCGCCGGGCTCCAAGTCCGAGCCCAAGCGTGTCGGCCGCGGCATCGGTTCCGGGCTCGGCAAGACCGCCGGGCGCGGGCACAAGGGCCAGTACGCCCGCACCGGGCACAAGATCGGGCCGGGCTTCGAAGGCGGGCAGATGCCGCTGCAGCGGCGCGTGCCGAAGTCGGGCTTCAAGTCCCTCATCGCCCAACGGGTCGCCGATGTCCGGTCCTGTGACCTCGCCAGGGTCCGGGCGGAGGTCATCGACCTGGAGGCGCTGCTCCTCGCCGGGCTGGTGCCGGCGCGCACGCTGCGGGCCAAGGTGATGCTGAAGGGGACCCTCGAGAAGGCCGTGACCCTGCGCGGGGTTCAGGTGACGAAGGGCGCGCGGGCGGCCATCGAGGCGGCCGGCGGCAAGGTCGAAGACTAG
- the rplF gene encoding 50S ribosomal protein L6: protein MSRVAKKPVVLPAGVQVSVEGQRLKVQGAKGMLEYDVHPEVEVKLESNVLSFAPRGPEARADALAGTTRAVVSGIVTGVSKGFERKLTLVGVGYRAQAAGRALNLTLGFSHPVSFPVPEGVTIETPTQTEIVIRGADRQQVGQVAAVIRRYRPPEPYKGKGVRYSDEVVVRKEAKKK, encoded by the coding sequence ATGTCACGGGTAGCGAAGAAGCCGGTGGTGTTGCCGGCCGGGGTCCAGGTCTCGGTGGAGGGACAGCGGCTCAAGGTCCAGGGGGCCAAGGGCATGCTGGAGTACGACGTCCACCCGGAGGTGGAGGTCAAGCTCGAGAGCAACGTGCTGAGCTTCGCGCCGAGGGGACCGGAGGCGCGTGCTGACGCGCTGGCCGGGACGACGCGCGCGGTGGTGAGCGGGATCGTCACCGGCGTCAGCAAGGGGTTCGAGCGCAAGCTCACGCTGGTCGGCGTCGGTTACCGCGCCCAGGCCGCGGGCCGTGCGCTCAACCTGACGCTCGGGTTTTCGCACCCGGTGAGCTTTCCGGTCCCGGAGGGTGTCACCATCGAAACGCCGACCCAGACGGAGATCGTGATCCGGGGTGCGGACCGCCAGCAGGTGGGGCAGGTCGCCGCTGTGATCCGCCGGTACCGGCCGCCCGAGCCCTACAAGGGCAAAGGGGTCCGCTACTCCGACGAGGTCGTGGTCCGTAAGGAAGCCAAGAAGAAGTAG
- the rpmJ gene encoding 50S ribosomal protein L36 → MKVRASVKKVCRKCKIIRRKGVVRVICSDPKHKQRQG, encoded by the coding sequence ATGAAAGTCAGGGCATCGGTCAAGAAGGTCTGCCGCAAGTGCAAGATCATCCGTCGCAAGGGTGTGGTCCGGGTGATCTGCTCGGATCCCAAGCACAAGCAGCGGCAGGGTTGA
- the rpsD gene encoding 30S ribosomal protein S4 yields the protein MARYIGAECRLCRREGAKLFLKAEKCFTSKCPFESRGFPPGQHGQRRTRVSDYASQLREKQKLRRVYGMLERQFRRYYAEADQRKGSTGENLLKLLESRLDCVVQRMGFAASRSEARQLVRHNGITVNGRKLNIPSYQVRPNDVVAVSERARQQMRIQAAMQMAQQRGFPEWVDVDPKELKGTFKNIPDRSDLPSEINEHLVVELYSK from the coding sequence TTGGCCAGATACATCGGAGCGGAGTGTCGCTTGTGCCGTCGGGAGGGCGCGAAGCTCTTCCTCAAGGCGGAGAAGTGCTTCACGAGCAAATGTCCGTTCGAGTCGCGGGGCTTCCCCCCGGGCCAGCACGGGCAGCGCCGCACGCGGGTGTCGGACTACGCCTCGCAGCTGCGCGAGAAGCAGAAGCTGCGCCGGGTCTACGGGATGCTGGAGCGGCAGTTCCGCCGCTACTACGCCGAGGCCGACCAGCGCAAGGGCTCGACCGGCGAGAACCTGCTGAAGCTCCTCGAGAGCCGGCTGGACTGCGTCGTGCAGCGGATGGGATTCGCCGCCTCGCGCAGTGAGGCGCGCCAGTTGGTCCGGCACAACGGAATCACCGTGAACGGGCGCAAGCTGAATATCCCGTCGTACCAGGTTCGTCCCAACGACGTGGTCGCGGTGTCCGAGCGTGCGCGGCAGCAGATGCGGATCCAGGCGGCCATGCAGATGGCTCAGCAGCGCGGCTTCCCGGAGTGGGTGGACGTGGACCCCAAGGAGTTGAAGGGGACCTTCAAGAACATTCCGGATCGCAGCGACCTGCCTTCGGAGATCAACGAGCACCTCGTGGTCGAGTTGTACTCCAAGTAG
- the gatC gene encoding Asp-tRNA(Asn)/Glu-tRNA(Gln) amidotransferase subunit GatC, whose amino-acid sequence MPLSGKDVENIAHLARLALAEEDIARYVRELSSILDLVEQLQRVDTAGVPPMAHPLDAHQRLRPDAVTETDQRELFQSTAPLTEAGLYLVPRVIE is encoded by the coding sequence ATGCCCCTGAGCGGAAAGGACGTCGAAAACATCGCCCACCTGGCCCGGCTCGCCCTGGCCGAGGAGGACATCGCCCGCTACGTGCGGGAGCTCTCGAGCATCCTGGACCTGGTGGAGCAGCTGCAGCGCGTGGACACGGCGGGCGTGCCACCCATGGCCCACCCCCTGGATGCCCACCAGCGCCTGCGGCCCGACGCGGTGACCGAGACGGACCAGCGCGAGCTCTTCCAATCCACGGCCCCCCTCACCGAGGCCGGACTCTACCTCGTGCCCCGGGTCATCGAGTGA